In Rhodococcus pseudokoreensis, the DNA window GGAGGCCGACCGTCACCGTGCATTTCCGAGCATCCTGACGCGACGTCTGCCGGGCACCGTGTAACACCGCTGCGGCGTTGCGCGACTTGTCTGTTAACGCGTTGACACCTACTCGGGTGTTCGGCACGCGCCACGAATGGATGGGGTAGACCATGAAACGTCGCGTTTCAGCACGCAAGGTCGCGCATCGACGAAGGATCGCAGGCACTCTGGTCGCCCCTGGCGCACTGGGACTGGCGGCGCTGCTCGTGACACCGTGGTCGAACCCGGGCTCACCCGCCACGACGGCGACAGCCTTGACCGCGGCGGCCTCGAACGCGTGCTACGACATGGTCAGCATCGCTGTGGCCGGCCGCGGTGACAGCCCGAGGCCGGGGACCCACCAGATGCTCGTGGCACCCGACGGCACGCCGCTTCCCGCGTCGTACTCCAGCAACTACGCCAGTCCCTGGATCGATGAGGTGGTGAACGCGCCGCAACAGTCCGTCGGCGGAGGGTCCTACGCCGCGGTGTACGTCGAGTATCCGGCGAACATGAACTCTTACGAGGACGCCGTGAACGCCGGCGTCGACAACGCCGAAACGGTCATGCGTTCCATTCATGCGTCGTGCCCGGACACCAAATTCTCGATCGTCGGCTACAGCGAAGGCGCCGACGTAGCGCGTCGGGTTGCGATGGAAGTCGGGAACCAGGACGGTCAGGACGGTTCGTACGAAATCCTCGATCCCGCTTCCGTTGTCGGTGTCGTCATCCTGGCGGACGCCGGCCGCAATCTCGGCGAAGGAGCATTTCCGGGCGCCGAGAACGAATTCCGCAATCCCGACGGTTTCGATCTCGCCTACCAGTCGGGTCAGACCGGCACCGCCGGACGCGGTGCCCTGCCCGGGACGTCCGGCAGTTTCGGCGCGTTGGACGGGAAGGTGGCATCGTTCTGCTCGGAAGGCGATCTGACCTGCTCCGCACCCGAGAACATTGCGCTGCTACAACTCGCCATCAACGCGGGACGGCAGTTGAACGTCGACGCGCTGCAGAAGGAGGGTCTGACACCGGCGACAGGACAGGATCT includes these proteins:
- a CDS encoding cutinase family protein — encoded protein: MKRRVSARKVAHRRRIAGTLVAPGALGLAALLVTPWSNPGSPATTATALTAAASNACYDMVSIAVAGRGDSPRPGTHQMLVAPDGTPLPASYSSNYASPWIDEVVNAPQQSVGGGSYAAVYVEYPANMNSYEDAVNAGVDNAETVMRSIHASCPDTKFSIVGYSEGADVARRVAMEVGNQDGQDGSYEILDPASVVGVVILADAGRNLGEGAFPGAENEFRNPDGFDLAYQSGQTGTAGRGALPGTSGSFGALDGKVASFCSEGDLTCSAPENIALLQLAINAGRQLNVDALQKEGLTPATGQDLAVVLGQIALAAFADIQSQDNWMQSDETFLDVLVKVSDPAYKPADSAATQSNTQAGPISSNQAVDLVYLPAKVRNEIIGFIADNQNTIQVAMSDPYQQTLGEGTGHHFDYWRDANAGNGKPLTSAQYAAAWLTHLAQEAEKGEARTAATEQPTAKLAAASTKDAEAAKVAPTTTADAKKPELASNPVSKSVSATTTTTSTPAPTTVASTTSPEPTTAVEVAAATTTSPSAPQAVSEPSAVATTTAEPTTTTAAESVTTTTVVVTTTTVQPAAG